One Alnus glutinosa chromosome 3, dhAlnGlut1.1, whole genome shotgun sequence genomic region harbors:
- the LOC133862381 gene encoding triphosphate tunnel metalloenzyme 3-like → MEVEVKLRLPDSASHQKLCSLLSPFHAKTLIQENVFFDGSNSELSSNLAVLRLRFSNINNNTDNPHSVLSLKAKPVISDGISRAEEVEEPLDSTLARACIAEPWRLLSVDSSSIIRRVKDEFGMGERGKGLVCLGGFRNVRAVFEWQGLKLEVDETGYDFGTCYEVECESADPERVKRLIERLLEENGIGFSYSEMSKFAIFRSGKLPS, encoded by the coding sequence ATGGAAGTGGAGGTCAAGCTACGTCTCCCAGACTCCGCCTCCCACCAAAAGCTCTGCTCCCTCCTCTCCCCCTTCCACGCCAAAACCCTAATCCAAGAAAACGTCTTCTTCGACGGCTCCAATTCCGAGCTCTCCTCCAACCTCGCCGTCCTCCGCCTCCGCTTCTCCAACATCAACAACAACACCGACAATCCGCACTCTGTCCTCTCCCTCAAGGCCAAACCTGTAATTTCCGACGGCATCAGCCGCGCAGAAGAGGTTGAAGAGCCCCTAGACTCCACCCTGGCCCGCGCTTGCATCGCCGAGCCGTGGCGCCTCTTGTCGGTAGACTCGTCGTCGATAATCCGGAGAGTGAAGGACGAGTTCGGGATGGGAGAGAGAGGCAAAGGACTCGTGTGCTTGGGCGGCTTCAGGAATGTGAGGGCGGTGTTTGAATGGCAAGGGTTGAAGCTCGAGGTCGACGAGACGGGATACGATTTCGGGACGTGCTACGAGGTTGAGTGCGAGAGCGCCGATCCGGAGAGGGTTAAGCGGTTGATTGAGAGGTTATTGGAGGAGAATGGGATCGGGTTTTCGTATTCCGAGATGTCAAAGTTCGCGATTTTTCGGTCCGGGAAGTTGCCATCGTAA